The following are from one region of the Terriglobia bacterium genome:
- a CDS encoding phosphoglucomutase/phosphomannomutase family protein has protein sequence MNEIKFGTDGWRGVIAEDYTFENVRRVAGAIAAYVLKSEDPSRGLVIGYDTRFGSRRFAQAAAEVLAAAGISIKLSNDYTPTPALSYAVRSLKTAGGIMITSSHNPWDWNGVKFKATYGGSATPAIIKQIEGYVHEGAMPKGKAAKVEEADFKTPYIEAICKFADLDKIAKANFKFAIDCMYGAGRNVLADIFKKRGIQHVQIRSEVNPLFPGINPEPIEPHVRAAQEVVVKEKCHAAFITDGDADRIGAAAEDGSFVDSHKIFSILLQWVVTRHKDWPGDVARAFNTTRMLDRIAAKHGRTLLECGIGFKYICDLMLERQIVIGGEESGGIGFQRHLPERDGLLNALLLANVMADEGKSLGQLVAALQSEYGPHYYARRDLRIPNDVKDAAISRAGSGETTSLGRYKVLRKENLDGIKFFLDAPIKDKGADAWVLLRSSGTEPLMRIYVEASSPELVQEIIEEAVAFVDNKKPVLSI, from the coding sequence ATGAATGAGATTAAGTTTGGGACCGATGGATGGCGCGGCGTTATTGCCGAAGACTACACCTTTGAAAATGTGCGGCGTGTCGCCGGGGCCATTGCCGCCTACGTTTTGAAGAGTGAAGATCCCAGCCGCGGGCTGGTCATCGGCTATGACACACGCTTTGGATCGCGCCGATTCGCGCAAGCCGCGGCTGAAGTGCTGGCAGCCGCGGGCATTTCCATCAAGTTGTCGAACGACTACACTCCCACACCGGCTCTGTCCTATGCGGTCCGAAGCCTGAAAACTGCGGGTGGAATCATGATCACTTCCAGCCACAATCCATGGGACTGGAATGGAGTTAAGTTCAAAGCCACTTACGGCGGCTCTGCGACCCCCGCCATCATTAAGCAGATTGAAGGATACGTTCACGAAGGGGCCATGCCAAAAGGCAAGGCGGCCAAAGTGGAAGAAGCGGATTTCAAGACGCCGTACATCGAAGCCATATGCAAGTTTGCCGATTTGGACAAGATCGCGAAAGCCAACTTCAAGTTTGCCATCGATTGCATGTATGGCGCAGGGCGCAACGTGCTGGCGGATATCTTCAAGAAGCGCGGCATTCAGCATGTACAAATTCGCAGCGAGGTTAATCCGCTTTTCCCTGGAATCAACCCTGAGCCGATTGAGCCGCATGTGCGAGCAGCGCAGGAAGTTGTTGTCAAAGAAAAGTGCCACGCGGCCTTCATCACCGATGGAGATGCCGATCGCATCGGCGCTGCGGCGGAAGACGGCAGCTTTGTGGATTCACACAAAATCTTTTCCATCCTGCTGCAATGGGTGGTGACGAGGCATAAAGACTGGCCGGGCGATGTGGCGCGTGCCTTCAATACCACGCGCATGCTGGATCGCATTGCCGCCAAGCATGGACGCACGCTGCTGGAATGCGGCATCGGCTTCAAATATATCTGCGACCTGATGCTGGAGCGGCAGATTGTGATCGGCGGCGAAGAGTCTGGCGGCATCGGATTCCAACGCCATCTGCCGGAGCGCGATGGTCTGCTCAATGCTCTTCTTCTCGCTAATGTGATGGCTGATGAAGGCAAGAGCCTGGGGCAGCTAGTGGCGGCGCTACAATCTGAATATGGTCCGCACTATTACGCGCGTCGCGATTTGCGCATCCCGAACGACGTGAAAGACGCTGCTATCAGCCGCGCCGGCAGCGGTGAAACAACCTCACTGGGCCGCTACAAAGTATTGCGCAAGGAGAATCTGGACGGCATCAAGTTCTTTCTTGACGCGCCGATCAAAGACAAAGGCGCAGACGCATGGGTTCTGCTGCGGTCTTCAGGGACAGAGCCGCTGATGCGCATCTACGTGGAAGCATCATCGCCGGAACTGGTGCAGGAAATTATCGAGGAGGCTGTGGCGTTTGTTGACAACAAAAAACCAGTACTTAGTATTTAG
- a CDS encoding NTP transferase domain-containing protein translates to MLVSKQPFYPVILAGGSGTRFWPRSRRRQAKQVLALDGKQTMIQKTMERLLPLGTEKDFWVITNEFLAEEIQRQLPAIPPRQVVTEPEARNTAPAIGLGAFLLERIAPNAIIGMFPADHVIGDEKKFRKVLQRAIEIAAREDHIVVMGVQPARAETGYGYIETGEKIESELFRVKRFTEKPNQQRAEEFLTAGNYYWNSGIFVWSARTLTRALREHLSETTPYLEQIAAAWGTKDFDKTFAQLYPKCENISIDYAVLEPRSAKGEHSSNLFCLRADFGWNDLGSWAALYEHHAALEKEDDANVLHSKNSFTLNATGNYVYAPEKFVATVGVHNLVVVETEDAILVTTREHSQDVGKIVKYLSEKKLTELI, encoded by the coding sequence GTGCTTGTGAGCAAACAGCCATTCTATCCAGTGATTCTTGCGGGCGGCAGCGGGACACGCTTCTGGCCGCGCAGCCGTCGTAGGCAGGCCAAGCAGGTGCTGGCGCTCGATGGCAAGCAGACCATGATCCAGAAAACCATGGAACGCCTGCTCCCTCTGGGTACGGAAAAAGATTTCTGGGTGATCACCAATGAATTTCTTGCCGAAGAGATTCAGCGGCAGTTACCGGCGATTCCTCCGCGGCAGGTTGTGACGGAGCCTGAGGCCCGCAACACCGCTCCGGCCATTGGATTGGGAGCTTTCTTGCTGGAAAGGATCGCGCCTAATGCCATCATCGGAATGTTTCCCGCGGACCACGTGATCGGCGACGAGAAAAAGTTTCGCAAGGTGCTGCAACGCGCCATTGAAATTGCCGCTCGCGAAGATCACATTGTGGTCATGGGAGTGCAGCCTGCGCGGGCTGAAACCGGTTATGGCTACATTGAGACCGGAGAAAAAATTGAATCTGAGCTGTTCCGGGTAAAGCGCTTCACTGAAAAGCCAAACCAGCAGCGGGCGGAAGAGTTCCTGACTGCCGGAAATTACTACTGGAACAGCGGAATCTTTGTGTGGAGCGCGCGAACGCTTACCCGGGCTTTGCGGGAACACCTCTCAGAAACCACGCCTTATCTCGAGCAGATTGCTGCGGCTTGGGGAACCAAGGACTTTGACAAGACATTCGCGCAGCTTTATCCCAAGTGCGAAAACATTAGTATTGACTATGCTGTTCTGGAGCCGCGTTCCGCCAAGGGAGAGCACTCATCGAATTTATTCTGTCTGCGCGCCGACTTTGGTTGGAATGATCTGGGCTCTTGGGCCGCTCTGTATGAGCATCACGCAGCCCTGGAAAAAGAAGACGACGCGAACGTGCTGCATAGCAAAAACTCTTTCACGCTGAATGCGACCGGCAACTACGTTTATGCGCCTGAGAAATTTGTCGCCACTGTGGGCGTCCATAACCTGGTTGTGGTTGAAACCGAGGATGCAATTCTGGTGACCACGCGGGAGCACTCCCAGGATGTAGGAAAAATTGTGAAATACTTGAGTGAGAAGAAATTGACTGAGCTGATCTAG
- a CDS encoding FAD-dependent oxidoreductase, which yields MDALIIGGGIAGLTAARHLAGAGLRVTLLEARERLGGRIYTRSTGEFPAELGAEFVHGRPQEILALAAEGAAPIVPVQGCFRRKINGEWADAGHLMEKVDQLFSRLPKKEPDESFKYYLDRSGEDDSVKQQALRYVEGFHAADPSLISARSLRRDSEAEEAINGDQQHRIASGYESLVRAVADRIDRSRCDIVMNTPVNEIVWRQGQVVARAGLTEYLASRAIVTLPLGVLKSGSIVFSPALPEKQNAMSFLEMGPVIRVSLCFKEKFWARDPKMADLSFLFTDDHQFPTWWTSNPLPYPILTGWAAGPNASAHTGRSNDEIIRSALQSLARITKTAEPELRTQMTASFVHNWQADPFSRGAYSYTAVGGMNAAKKLAETVVDTLFFAGEATNSHGYNGTVHGAIATGLRAAKELLQCLRSSKRKQA from the coding sequence ATGGACGCACTGATCATCGGCGGTGGAATTGCCGGCCTCACAGCCGCCCGCCATCTTGCTGGGGCTGGGTTGCGCGTCACACTCTTGGAAGCGCGAGAACGCCTGGGCGGCCGCATATACACGCGCTCGACTGGCGAATTTCCTGCGGAGCTGGGAGCAGAGTTTGTTCACGGGCGGCCCCAAGAAATCCTTGCCCTTGCGGCGGAAGGCGCGGCGCCAATTGTCCCAGTGCAAGGGTGCTTTCGCAGGAAGATCAATGGCGAGTGGGCAGATGCAGGCCATCTCATGGAGAAAGTTGACCAGCTTTTTTCCAGGCTGCCTAAGAAAGAGCCTGACGAATCATTCAAATACTATCTTGACCGCAGCGGAGAAGATGACAGCGTAAAGCAGCAGGCGCTTAGGTATGTGGAAGGATTCCATGCCGCCGATCCCTCGCTCATCAGCGCGCGTTCATTACGTCGCGACAGCGAGGCAGAAGAAGCCATCAACGGAGATCAGCAACACCGGATCGCCAGCGGCTACGAAAGTCTTGTGCGAGCAGTGGCGGATCGGATCGACCGCAGTCGTTGCGACATTGTGATGAATACTCCGGTGAATGAGATTGTCTGGCGGCAGGGACAAGTGGTTGCCCGCGCTGGTTTAACGGAGTATCTGGCCTCGCGGGCCATTGTTACGCTTCCGCTGGGAGTGTTGAAATCAGGCAGCATAGTTTTCTCGCCCGCGCTGCCGGAAAAACAGAATGCCATGAGTTTTCTGGAAATGGGTCCGGTAATCCGCGTGAGCCTGTGCTTTAAAGAAAAGTTTTGGGCGCGCGATCCGAAAATGGCTGATCTGAGCTTTCTTTTCACTGACGACCATCAATTTCCAACCTGGTGGACGAGCAATCCTCTTCCTTATCCCATTCTCACGGGCTGGGCAGCGGGGCCGAATGCAAGTGCGCACACTGGGCGCAGCAACGACGAAATCATTCGCAGCGCATTGCAATCCCTGGCGCGAATCACAAAAACTGCGGAGCCTGAACTTCGCACGCAAATGACAGCGTCATTTGTGCATAACTGGCAAGCGGACCCATTCTCACGAGGCGCCTATAGCTACACAGCCGTGGGAGGCATGAACGCGGCGAAGAAACTCGCGGAGACGGTTGTCGATACACTCTTCTTTGCCGGAGAGGCTACGAACAGTCACGGATACAATGGCACCGTTCACGGCGCGATTGCTACCGGATTGCGCGCAGCAAAAGAGCTGCTTCAATGTTTGCGGAGCTCAAAAAGAAAACAGGCGTAA
- a CDS encoding glycosyltransferase, whose protein sequence is MKICFVSGFPPSKAVLNEYGFHVARELQADPLISLTILSDEYSGAEPELPEFDVRRCWKENRLSNHVRLLKAIRDCKPDVVWFNLVFSSFGNKENPLAAFSGLTLPAMTRMAGFYTHVTLHHLMDHIDLNDAGVRNKALFRAAGNIATRMLLMANSVSVLLPAYRRTLTEKYKGEHIHYRAHGILSARPEFPDFSRRGNPDHRILAFGKWGTYKRCEMLIEAFEEQVAPAFPRAKLVIAGTNNSNSPGYIEGLSAKYASHPGIEFKGYVEEHDIPDMFGTSSFMVMPYTSATGASGVANLAAAYGVPIVCSDIPDFREMGDSGGLAIKFYPVGNKAALAKNMLDLLQNEQEQHEMAEQNFSAALRMTMPQIIRQYVRAFDRHQRARALEAVSRFRRIPAWVPSRSAIFRASRWGSWS, encoded by the coding sequence ATGAAAATATGCTTTGTAAGCGGTTTCCCGCCGAGTAAAGCGGTGCTCAATGAATACGGCTTTCACGTAGCCAGAGAGCTGCAGGCCGATCCGCTGATCAGTTTGACCATTCTGTCCGATGAGTATTCAGGCGCGGAACCAGAACTGCCGGAATTCGACGTGCGCCGCTGCTGGAAGGAAAACCGCCTCAGCAACCACGTGCGATTGCTCAAGGCGATCCGCGACTGCAAGCCTGACGTTGTGTGGTTCAACCTGGTGTTCTCCAGCTTTGGCAACAAAGAAAATCCTTTAGCGGCATTTTCCGGGCTAACTCTGCCCGCCATGACGCGCATGGCCGGCTTTTACACCCACGTGACGCTCCACCATCTGATGGACCACATTGACCTCAATGACGCAGGCGTTCGCAACAAAGCGCTCTTTCGTGCGGCGGGAAACATTGCCACGCGCATGCTCCTGATGGCCAATTCAGTTTCTGTGCTGCTGCCGGCTTACCGCCGCACGCTGACGGAAAAATATAAGGGAGAGCACATTCACTATCGCGCGCACGGAATTCTTTCCGCGCGGCCGGAATTTCCTGATTTCTCCCGGCGCGGCAATCCCGACCACCGCATTCTGGCCTTTGGAAAGTGGGGCACCTACAAGCGTTGCGAAATGCTCATTGAAGCGTTTGAGGAGCAGGTGGCGCCCGCCTTTCCGCGCGCAAAACTGGTGATCGCGGGAACGAATAACAGCAACTCGCCCGGCTATATTGAAGGGCTGAGCGCGAAATATGCCAGCCACCCGGGAATCGAATTCAAGGGCTACGTGGAAGAACACGACATTCCGGACATGTTCGGCACTTCGTCATTCATGGTGATGCCGTATACATCAGCCACCGGAGCCAGCGGTGTGGCCAACCTGGCCGCAGCGTATGGTGTGCCGATTGTCTGCTCGGATATTCCCGATTTTCGCGAAATGGGCGATAGCGGCGGGCTGGCGATCAAGTTTTATCCCGTGGGAAACAAAGCTGCGCTGGCCAAAAACATGCTCGACCTACTGCAAAATGAGCAGGAGCAGCATGAAATGGCAGAGCAGAATTTTTCCGCCGCGTTGCGCATGACCATGCCGCAGATCATCCGGCAGTACGTTCGCGCGTTTGATCGGCATCAGCGAGCACGCGCATTGGAAGCTGTTTCACGTTTCCGCCGCATTCCCGCCTGGGTGCCTTCGCGCTCGGCCATCTTCAGGGCGTCGCGCTGGGGAAGCTGGAGCTAA